A genome region from Microbacterium terricola includes the following:
- a CDS encoding long-chain-fatty-acid--CoA ligase — protein sequence MSTAHPYDAKPWLPAYAPGVPAEIDEVSQTLTDMIETSVAARAKKPALVFFGATTAYRELGETIERAAEGLRRLGVQPGDRVALVLPNCPQHVAAFYAILRLGAIVVEHNPLYTARELRHQFEDHGARFAIVWDKVYDTIAGFPSDLAVAGIVSVDITEALPFAKRLALALPIPKARKARAQLTAKPEAKHPFPWSRLIGGRRISRKHERPGIDDVALLQYTSGTTGSPKGAILTHRNLRANAMQGRAWVPGLHEGEETFYGVLPLFHAYGLTLCLTFAMSIGAKLVLFPKFDVALVTDAVRQSPPTFLPAVPPIYDQLARASARGTVDLSSVRFAISGAMSLPVSTVDKWEVATGGLLVEGYGMTETSPVALGNPIGPSRRPGTVGVPFPSTEIRVVDPEDPTIEVPFGERGELLLRGPQVFQGYWKRPDETAAALLSDGWLRTGDIVTVSADGFITIVDRLKELIITGGFNVSPSEVEEALQSHPDVDAAAVVGLPRESGGEEVVAAVVARQGAELDTDALRDYARTRLTAYKVPRRIVLVDDLPRSLIGKVLRKQVRDQLIGS from the coding sequence ATGTCGACAGCCCATCCGTACGACGCGAAACCGTGGCTGCCGGCGTACGCCCCCGGCGTGCCGGCTGAGATCGACGAGGTCAGCCAGACCCTCACCGACATGATCGAGACGAGCGTCGCCGCGCGCGCGAAGAAGCCCGCGCTGGTGTTCTTCGGCGCGACGACCGCGTACCGCGAGCTCGGCGAGACGATCGAGCGGGCCGCTGAGGGACTGCGCCGCCTGGGCGTGCAGCCGGGCGACCGCGTCGCCCTCGTGCTGCCGAACTGCCCGCAGCACGTGGCCGCGTTCTACGCGATCCTCCGGCTCGGGGCGATCGTCGTCGAGCACAACCCGCTCTACACGGCGCGCGAACTGCGCCACCAGTTCGAGGATCATGGCGCCCGCTTCGCGATCGTGTGGGACAAGGTCTACGACACCATCGCCGGATTCCCGTCCGACCTCGCCGTCGCGGGCATCGTCAGCGTCGACATCACCGAGGCTCTCCCGTTCGCGAAGCGCCTCGCACTGGCGCTGCCCATCCCGAAGGCGAGGAAGGCGCGCGCGCAGCTGACCGCGAAGCCGGAGGCCAAGCATCCCTTCCCCTGGAGCAGGCTCATCGGCGGCCGCAGGATCTCGCGGAAGCACGAGCGACCCGGCATCGACGATGTCGCCCTCCTGCAGTACACGAGCGGCACGACGGGCAGCCCGAAAGGCGCGATCCTCACGCACCGCAACCTCCGGGCGAACGCGATGCAGGGGCGCGCCTGGGTGCCGGGGCTGCACGAGGGCGAGGAGACCTTCTACGGGGTGCTGCCCCTCTTCCACGCCTACGGTCTGACGCTGTGCCTGACCTTCGCGATGAGCATCGGCGCGAAGCTCGTCCTGTTCCCGAAGTTCGACGTCGCCCTGGTGACGGATGCCGTCCGCCAGAGTCCGCCCACGTTCCTGCCTGCGGTGCCGCCGATCTACGACCAGCTGGCCAGGGCATCCGCCCGCGGCACAGTGGACCTGTCGTCGGTGCGGTTCGCCATCTCGGGGGCGATGAGCCTTCCGGTGTCGACGGTCGACAAGTGGGAGGTGGCCACGGGCGGCCTGCTCGTCGAGGGCTACGGGATGACCGAGACCTCGCCGGTCGCGCTCGGCAACCCGATCGGCCCGAGCCGGCGGCCCGGCACCGTCGGCGTGCCCTTCCCGAGCACCGAGATCCGCGTCGTCGATCCGGAGGACCCCACGATCGAGGTGCCGTTCGGCGAGCGCGGCGAGCTCCTCCTCCGCGGACCGCAGGTGTTCCAGGGCTACTGGAAGCGGCCGGATGAGACCGCCGCGGCGCTCCTCTCCGATGGATGGCTGCGCACCGGCGACATCGTCACGGTCTCGGCGGACGGCTTCATCACGATTGTCGACCGCCTCAAGGAGCTCATCATCACCGGCGGGTTCAACGTCTCACCGAGCGAGGTGGAGGAGGCCCTGCAGTCGCACCCCGACGTGGATGCGGCAGCGGTCGTCGGGCTGCCGCGCGAGAGCGGCGGCGAGGAAGTCGTCGCGGCGGTCGTCGCACGTCAGGGCGCCGAGCTCGACACCGACGCACTGCGCGACTACGCGCGAACGCGGCTCACGGCGTACAAGGTGCCTCGTCGCATCGTGCTGGTCGACGACCTCCCCCGCTCCCTCATCGGCAAGGTGCTGCGCAAGCAGGTGCGCGACCAGCTCATCGGCTCCTGA
- a CDS encoding spermidine synthase — protein MITRFEELDWQPTPMGDLTLRRRAEPAVGREIYEVKLGEEYLMSSLFTVAEEELATLGLAALDRDDLVVLVGGLGLGYTALTALRDPRVRSLEVIDALPAVIGWHRRKLLPTSAELVDDPRTTLTHGDFFAVMRAAPGDEGRRFDAILLDVDHSPRHQLDPSHADLYDAAGLRALDRHLTPGGVFALWSDDPPDAEFMVALDAVFDHGAAHVVDFDNPITGGVSSNSVYVGVSRG, from the coding sequence GTGATCACGCGATTCGAGGAGCTGGACTGGCAGCCGACGCCGATGGGGGACCTCACCCTCCGCCGCCGCGCGGAGCCCGCGGTCGGCCGGGAGATCTACGAGGTGAAGCTCGGCGAGGAGTACCTCATGTCGAGCCTGTTCACCGTCGCCGAGGAGGAGCTCGCGACCCTGGGCCTGGCTGCGCTCGACCGCGACGACCTCGTCGTGCTCGTCGGCGGCCTCGGTCTCGGGTACACGGCGCTGACCGCGCTGCGCGACCCGCGGGTGCGCTCGCTCGAGGTGATCGACGCGCTGCCCGCGGTGATCGGCTGGCATCGGCGGAAGCTCCTGCCGACCTCGGCGGAGCTCGTCGACGACCCGCGCACCACGCTCACGCACGGCGACTTCTTCGCCGTGATGCGCGCGGCGCCCGGTGACGAGGGGCGCCGGTTCGACGCGATCCTGCTCGACGTCGACCACTCGCCGCGGCACCAGCTCGACCCGAGCCACGCCGACCTCTACGACGCGGCGGGGCTGCGGGCGCTGGATCGGCACCTCACGCCGGGCGGGGTGTTCGCGCTGTGGTCGGACGATCCGCCCGACGCGGAGTTCATGGTCGCGCTGGACGCCGTCTTCGATCACGGCGCGGCGCACGTCGTCGATTTCGACAACCCGATCACCGGCGGGGTGTCCTCGAACTCGGTGTACGTCGGCGTGAGCCGCGGCTGA
- a CDS encoding tocopherol cyclase family protein, translated as MRSPVAFVRGARHPEAFHGRGVRRGFFEGWYVKLVSADRAQRWAVIPGVFRGVGESGETDEAFVQVLDGLTGRSWYHRFAPGEFHASDREFDVTVGGNRFTAQGVTLDLPQLRGRIEYTTPLVPWPVTLREPGIMGWYGLVPFMECFHGIVSFGHALAGELDVEGTPRSFHGGRGYIEKDWGKAFPAGYVWMASNHIDRSTELREQVDAAEEASLIASVAIIPWLRGSFRGSIVGFRHSGRLHKWTTYNRSTERLLTIDDDRVRWQVDGPDGVLELDAERVRGGLLHAPLRTAMHQRVEETLDARIRLRHLAPDGTVLIEGVAECAGLEVYGDTERLLAL; from the coding sequence ATGCGCTCACCCGTCGCGTTCGTCCGGGGTGCCAGGCACCCGGAGGCCTTCCACGGTCGCGGCGTCCGCCGTGGGTTCTTCGAAGGCTGGTACGTGAAGCTCGTGTCGGCCGACCGGGCGCAGCGCTGGGCGGTCATCCCCGGGGTGTTCCGCGGGGTCGGCGAGAGCGGCGAGACCGATGAGGCATTCGTGCAGGTGCTCGACGGACTGACCGGGCGCTCCTGGTACCACCGGTTCGCGCCGGGGGAGTTCCACGCGTCGGACCGCGAGTTCGACGTCACGGTCGGCGGCAACCGCTTCACTGCTCAGGGGGTCACGCTCGACCTGCCGCAGCTGCGCGGACGCATCGAGTACACCACCCCGCTCGTCCCGTGGCCGGTGACCCTGCGCGAGCCGGGGATCATGGGCTGGTACGGGCTCGTGCCGTTCATGGAGTGCTTCCACGGCATCGTCTCGTTCGGGCACGCGCTGGCGGGCGAGCTCGACGTCGAGGGGACGCCGCGTTCGTTCCACGGGGGCCGGGGCTACATCGAGAAGGACTGGGGCAAGGCCTTCCCCGCCGGGTACGTCTGGATGGCGAGCAACCACATCGACCGGTCGACAGAGCTCAGGGAGCAGGTCGACGCCGCCGAGGAGGCGTCGCTGATCGCGTCGGTAGCGATCATCCCGTGGCTGCGCGGATCGTTCCGCGGGTCGATCGTCGGCTTCCGCCACAGCGGACGGCTGCACAAGTGGACCACCTACAACCGCTCCACCGAGCGCCTCCTCACGATCGACGACGACCGCGTCCGCTGGCAGGTGGACGGGCCGGACGGCGTGCTCGAGCTCGATGCCGAGCGGGTCCGCGGCGGGCTGCTGCACGCGCCCCTGCGCACCGCCATGCACCAGCGCGTCGAGGAGACGCTGGATGCCCGCATCCGACTGCGCCATCTGGCGCCGGACGGCACCGTGCTCATCGAGGGGGTCGCCGAGTGCGCGGGGCTCGAGGTCTACGGCGACACCGAGAGGCTGCTCGCGCTGTGA
- the pcaC gene encoding 4-carboxymuconolactone decarboxylase encodes MTRPDGEGLTDQERYDQGMAVRRAVLSDAHVDRATAAATDLTADFQDFITRVAWGDVWSRPGLDRRSRSVAVITSLIAHGHHEELAMHLRAGLRNGLTVDEIREIILQSAIYSGVPAANTAFRIANEVLAEEE; translated from the coding sequence ATGACCCGACCCGACGGCGAAGGCCTGACCGATCAGGAGCGCTACGACCAGGGGATGGCGGTGCGCCGCGCCGTGCTCTCGGACGCCCACGTCGACCGTGCGACCGCTGCGGCCACCGATCTCACCGCCGACTTCCAGGACTTCATCACGCGGGTCGCCTGGGGCGATGTGTGGTCGCGGCCGGGTCTCGACCGCCGGTCGCGGTCGGTCGCGGTGATCACCTCGCTCATCGCGCACGGCCACCACGAGGAGCTCGCGATGCACCTGCGTGCCGGCCTGCGCAACGGGCTCACGGTGGACGAGATCCGCGAGATCATCCTGCAGTCGGCGATCTACTCGGGCGTCCCTGCGGCGAACACCGCGTTCCGCATCGCGAACGAGGTCCTCGCCGAGGAGGAGTAG
- a CDS encoding alpha/beta hydrolase: protein MTVPTLTLTDPVGPADAPLLVLGPSLGTSAILWENTIPALAGQYRVVAWDLPGHGASPAATDAFSVADLADAVAEAVRSLGADRILYAGVSLGGATGLELLLRHPGLVAAAAIVASGAQLGDPQSWHERAAKVRAESTSSLIVQSGQRWFAPESIAREPELSGRLFHALQDADDESYARCCEALADYDVRSELGEIAVPVLALWGAFDEVAPEPKATEIAAGVRDGRAERIAGAAHLPPAEQPGATASALLAFFTEVTP from the coding sequence ATGACCGTGCCGACTCTCACGCTGACCGACCCGGTCGGTCCCGCCGACGCCCCGCTGCTCGTGCTGGGGCCGTCGCTGGGCACCTCGGCGATCCTGTGGGAGAACACCATCCCCGCGCTGGCCGGGCAGTACCGCGTCGTCGCGTGGGACCTCCCCGGCCACGGCGCCTCGCCCGCCGCGACCGATGCGTTCTCGGTGGCCGACCTCGCCGACGCCGTGGCGGAGGCCGTCCGCTCGCTCGGGGCGGACCGCATCCTGTATGCCGGCGTCTCGCTCGGCGGGGCGACCGGCCTCGAACTGCTGCTGCGCCACCCCGGACTCGTCGCCGCTGCCGCGATCGTCGCCTCGGGCGCACAGCTCGGCGACCCGCAGAGCTGGCACGAGCGCGCCGCGAAGGTGCGGGCGGAGTCGACCTCGTCGCTGATCGTCCAATCCGGACAGCGCTGGTTCGCCCCCGAGTCGATCGCGCGCGAGCCCGAGCTGTCCGGCCGGCTGTTCCACGCGCTGCAGGACGCCGACGACGAGTCGTATGCCCGCTGCTGCGAAGCGCTCGCCGACTATGACGTGCGGAGCGAGCTCGGCGAGATTGCCGTCCCGGTGCTCGCGCTCTGGGGCGCGTTCGACGAGGTCGCGCCGGAGCCCAAGGCGACCGAGATCGCGGCGGGCGTGCGCGACGGGCGCGCCGAGCGCATCGCCGGCGCGGCCCATCTGCCACCCGCCGAGCAGCCAGGGGCGACAGCATCCGCTCTGCTCGCGTTCTTCACGGAGGTGACCCCATGA
- a CDS encoding lyase family protein, producing the protein MPTEPAFDAGLLSPVTVGHDGTVSDAAVLDALVAVEVALTRAWAAVGVAPTEAAEAVSSALGWQGAARVEHHIDLAALAAAGVSGGNPVIPLVAQLKESVPSAATAWVHAGATSQDILDTAVMLVASRAVPRIVDALRSAEHHLTALAVTRRDQVAAARTLTQHAVPTTVGLRAATWLRGIRRAADRLEAVELPAQLGGAGGTLAAFVAIAAHSGADAGAAVRLPAAFAAELGLRTPEAPWHVTRWPVTELGDALVQAIDAVGKLAADVATLSRTEIGEVAEGSSGGSSAMPQKQNPARSVLLRSAALRAPQLGATLHLAAAFAVDERPDGAWHAEWPTLRELLRLALGAAANADELAKGLVVDDEAVTRNLGLTRGLIVAERLSHEPDLVARAEIPGVIAAVSAGTALADVLGGPRAAEVADPTGYTGLAGPLTDAATGQQPDPSLEFPDPA; encoded by the coding sequence TTGCCTACTGAGCCGGCGTTCGATGCAGGGCTGCTCTCGCCCGTGACCGTCGGACACGACGGCACGGTGTCCGATGCCGCCGTCCTCGACGCGCTCGTCGCGGTCGAGGTCGCGCTCACCCGCGCGTGGGCGGCCGTCGGCGTCGCCCCCACAGAGGCGGCCGAGGCCGTGTCGTCGGCGCTCGGCTGGCAGGGGGCCGCGCGGGTCGAGCACCACATCGACCTCGCCGCGCTCGCCGCGGCAGGGGTGTCCGGCGGCAACCCGGTGATCCCGCTGGTCGCGCAGCTCAAGGAATCGGTGCCCTCGGCCGCCACCGCCTGGGTGCACGCCGGCGCGACGAGCCAGGACATCCTCGATACCGCAGTGATGCTCGTGGCCTCGCGTGCAGTGCCCCGGATCGTCGACGCGCTCCGCAGCGCCGAGCACCACCTGACCGCCCTCGCGGTCACGCGCCGCGACCAGGTCGCCGCGGCCAGGACACTGACCCAGCACGCCGTGCCGACGACCGTCGGGCTGCGGGCCGCCACGTGGCTGCGCGGCATCCGTCGCGCCGCGGACCGTCTCGAAGCCGTCGAGTTGCCCGCACAGCTGGGAGGTGCCGGCGGCACCCTCGCGGCCTTCGTGGCGATCGCCGCGCACAGCGGAGCGGATGCCGGTGCCGCCGTGCGCCTGCCTGCCGCCTTTGCCGCGGAGCTCGGGCTCCGCACGCCCGAGGCGCCCTGGCACGTCACCCGCTGGCCCGTCACCGAGCTCGGGGACGCGCTGGTGCAGGCGATCGACGCGGTGGGCAAGCTGGCAGCCGATGTCGCCACCCTCAGCCGCACCGAGATCGGCGAAGTCGCCGAGGGCTCGTCCGGCGGGTCGTCGGCCATGCCCCAGAAGCAGAACCCCGCCCGTTCGGTGCTGCTCCGCTCGGCGGCGCTGCGCGCGCCCCAGCTCGGCGCGACCCTCCATCTCGCCGCGGCCTTCGCGGTGGATGAACGCCCGGACGGCGCGTGGCACGCGGAGTGGCCGACCCTGCGTGAACTGCTCCGGCTGGCGCTCGGAGCGGCCGCGAACGCCGACGAACTCGCCAAGGGACTCGTCGTCGACGACGAGGCGGTCACCCGTAATCTCGGCCTCACCCGCGGACTGATCGTCGCCGAGCGCCTGTCGCACGAGCCGGACCTCGTTGCCCGCGCAGAGATCCCTGGCGTGATCGCGGCCGTCTCAGCGGGAACCGCGCTGGCCGACGTGCTGGGCGGGCCACGGGCGGCCGAGGTCGCCGACCCCACCGGCTACACCGGACTCGCCGGCCCGCTCACCGACGCCGCGACGGGGCAGCAGCCCGACCCGTCCCTCGAGTTCCCGGACCCCGCATGA
- the pcaG gene encoding protocatechuate 3,4-dioxygenase subunit alpha, producing the protein MSETTDTRRAADARFPADSRLEPTAGQTIGPFFAFGLQYPKMHEVAFPHTPGAIVLGGTVFDGAGAPIPDACVEIWGADTDGTIPRARGSRRRDDHTFTGFGRAFTNDEGHFEFWTRNPGPIDGTAPFFAAIVFARGLPNKLHTRIYLPEDEERLAADALLSALAPDERATLVATRTPDGHLRHDIHLQGEKETVFLAY; encoded by the coding sequence ATGAGCGAGACCACCGACACCCGCCGCGCCGCGGACGCGCGGTTCCCCGCCGACTCGCGCCTCGAGCCGACAGCCGGCCAGACCATCGGCCCGTTCTTCGCGTTCGGACTGCAGTACCCCAAGATGCACGAGGTCGCCTTCCCGCACACGCCGGGCGCGATCGTGCTGGGCGGCACCGTGTTCGACGGCGCAGGCGCGCCGATCCCCGATGCCTGCGTCGAGATCTGGGGCGCCGACACCGACGGCACGATCCCGCGGGCACGCGGGTCACGGCGTCGCGACGACCACACCTTCACCGGTTTCGGCCGCGCGTTCACGAACGACGAGGGGCACTTCGAGTTCTGGACACGCAACCCCGGTCCGATCGACGGCACCGCGCCGTTCTTCGCCGCGATCGTCTTCGCCCGCGGGCTGCCGAACAAGCTGCACACCCGGATCTACCTGCCCGAGGACGAGGAGCGGCTCGCTGCCGACGCGCTGCTCTCCGCACTCGCGCCCGACGAGCGCGCTACGCTCGTGGCCACGCGCACCCCCGACGGACACCTGCGCCACGACATCCACCTGCAGGGTGAGAAGGAGACCGTGTTCCTTGCCTACTGA
- the pcaH gene encoding protocatechuate 3,4-dioxygenase subunit beta, translating to MATPPDETIAAAPESLLASPDMPSQREITAEMAEIHDDAAQREAAGEPVPATLYDFAPYRSSVLRHPTKNPRLVDPESIELWSPAYGQRDVALIESDLTLQHTGEPLGERMTVTGRLLDSWGRPLANQLVEIWQANSAGRYIHQRDQHPAPLDPNFTGAGRTITNSAGEYSFTTIKPGPYPWKNHVNAWRPAHIHFSLFGSGFTQRIITQMYFPGDPLFALDPIYNTIRRQKDRDALIAAYDHDLTVPEFSMGYRWDIVVDGPDATWFEAEEEH from the coding sequence ATGGCGACGCCCCCTGACGAGACCATCGCGGCAGCCCCCGAGTCGCTGCTCGCCTCGCCCGACATGCCGTCACAGCGCGAGATCACGGCCGAGATGGCCGAGATCCACGACGACGCCGCGCAGCGCGAGGCGGCGGGCGAGCCGGTTCCCGCGACGCTCTACGACTTCGCGCCGTACCGCTCGAGCGTGCTGCGTCACCCGACCAAGAACCCGCGACTCGTCGATCCCGAGTCGATCGAGCTCTGGTCGCCGGCCTACGGCCAGCGCGACGTCGCGCTCATCGAGTCCGACCTCACCCTGCAGCACACCGGCGAGCCGCTCGGCGAGCGCATGACCGTGACCGGCAGGCTGCTCGACTCGTGGGGGAGACCGCTCGCCAACCAGCTCGTCGAGATCTGGCAGGCCAACTCGGCCGGGCGCTACATCCACCAGCGCGACCAGCATCCCGCCCCGCTCGACCCGAACTTCACCGGCGCGGGCCGCACCATCACGAACAGCGCCGGCGAGTACTCCTTCACCACCATCAAGCCGGGCCCGTACCCGTGGAAGAACCACGTCAACGCGTGGCGGCCGGCTCACATCCACTTCTCGCTGTTCGGCAGCGGCTTCACGCAGCGGATCATCACGCAGATGTACTTCCCCGGCGACCCGCTGTTCGCGCTCGACCCGATCTACAACACCATCCGCCGGCAGAAGGATCGGGACGCCCTGATCGCCGCGTACGACCACGACCTCACCGTGCCGGAGTTCTCGATGGGCTACCGCTGGGACATCGTCGTCGACGGACCGGATGCGACGTGGTTCGAAGCGGAGGAGGAGCACTGA